The DNA window AGAATAGCATCTGGAAATCAGGGCTTCTCCTGGATACACATAGACGATTTAATGAATATATTCTGGACTATAATAAGCACAAAAAAAATAAAAGGTATTATCCATTGCACTGCTCCTCAGATGTGCGACAATCTTATATTTACCTATTCATTAGCAAAGATTGCGCATAAACCGGCATGCTTCCGCATACCATCTGTTGTCTTTAAAATTATGTATGGCGAAGGTGCATCGATTCTCACGAAAGGGCAAAAAGTATTTCCTTATAAGTTATTGAATTATGGGTATTCATTTCAGTATCCGGAAATAAATAAGGCACTCAAAAATCTGTGTAACTAATTTATTTCATTATCAGATTCTATTCTTTAACTTTTAGAACAAAAAGATAATTAAAAAAAGGACTAATAGATATTAGATAATAATAGTAAAAGAAAATCTCCTGCACAGAACTAATTAGTACTGAACAGGAGATTTTCTTTTGTACAAAGCCCTTCAGCCTTTTGTACCGCGATTTATTAATTTATCACGAATAAATAACAAGATACTTATTTATCTTCACTCTTTTCCACGTCTAAGTATTCTGCTAATTCTCTTTCACCAAAACGAATTCCATACGATTCATCATGCTGACTGATGTCCAGTCCAATGTGTTCGCTTTTAACAGATACACGCATTGGTATCATTCTATCTGTAATCCAGTAAAGTGCATAAGTTACCACAAATGTGTAAACACATACAATAACTACAGCCAAAAGATGTATCAGAAAAACATGAATGTTCCCGGCAACTAAGCCGTTAACAAAAACACCGGTAAGAATAGTACCTGTAATACCTCCTACACCGTGAGTAGGAAATACATCTAAAGCATCATCTACTGAATTATAATTTTTCCAATGCACAGCCACATTACAAACAATAGTTGTGATTAAAGCAATAAACATACTTTGACCTACAGTTACATAACCTGCAGAAGGGGTGATGGCAACCATACCAACTACAGCTCCAATAGCAGCTCCCATTGCAGAAGGTTTACGTCCGCGAAGACTATCAAAGAACACCCAGGCAAGCATTGCTGTTGCCGAAGCGGTATTTGTATTTAAGAAGGCTTTAACAGCAATGCCATTTGCAGCAAGTGAAGATCCGGCATTGAAACCAAACCATCCTAACCAAAGCATTGAAGCACCTAATATAACAAGTGCTATATTAGCAGGAGCCCTGTCTCCTCCCCTGTCACAACGTCTGCCTAAAAACAAAGCACCGGCTAAAGCTGCAACTCCCGAGGAGGCATGAACAACGATACCTCCTGCAAAATCAACAACCCCAAGCTGGCGTAAAAAACCATCAGGATGCCATGTCCAATGGGCCAACGGGCAATATACAAAAATGCAGAATAAAATCATAAATACCATATACGCAGAGAAACGTACGCGTTCTGCAAATGATCCGGTAATCAAGGAAGGAGTTATTATAGCAAACTTCATTTGAAACAAAGCATATAATGCCAAAGGAATTGTAGGACTTAAAAGTGCATTTGTCTTTGCCCCTACTCCATTAAACATGAAAAATGTAGCCGGATTACCGACAAGACTTCCTATATCATCACCAAAAGCAAGGCTAAATCCAAAAACGACCCAAAGAACACTGATTACCCCCATAGCAATGAAGCTTTGAAGAATTGTGGAAATCACATTCTTCTGACGCACCATACCGCCGTAAAAGAACGATAATCCGGGAGTCATCATTAATACAAAAATTGTTGCAGTAAGAATCCATGTTACGTCCGTGTAGTTTACTTTCGCGTCGGGCTCCCATATTCCAGCAGTTTCAGGAGTAAAGACTCCTATAACACAAAAGATGACCAGAATCGTCATCATAATAATCCATCTTTTTTTCATTTCTTCTTATTTAGCTATTAAGCAATCAACTAAAGAATTAATCATTTCCGCTATAAAAATTACATTTAGAAACAATTAAATACAAAAATAACCCATTTTATTTTCTGGGCGCAAAGTTACTAAACATTTTGTAAGTACAAACAAATGCAATCAATCTTTTTGATAGATAAAAACTAAAAATATCAAAAATAAAATTTGAATAAAAAAGGGGAAATAATAACACTTTATCAAAAAATAACGTATCTTTCGTCATGTTTAACCCAAAAATCTATCATTATGATAATCGGAATTCCAAAAGAGATCAAAAACAATGAGAACAGGGTCTCACTCACACCAGGGGGCGCAAAAGAACTAATTAAAAGAGGCCACCCCGTATACGTGCAACACAATGCAGGAATTAATAGCGGCTTTGATGACGAAGCTTATATAGTAGCTGGAGCAAACATTCTATCCACTATAGAAAAAGTTTATGAAATAGCAGAGATGATTGTTAAAGTAAAAGAGCCTATTGAATCTGAATATAAATTAATTAAACCTAATCAGGTAGTATTTACTTATTTTCATTTTGCATCGGAAAAAGAACTCACTTATGCGATGATTGACAGCAAAGCAGTCTGTATTGCATACGAAACAGTAGAAAAGGAAGACAGATCTTTACCGTTACTAATCCCTATGTCGGAAGTTGCTGGTAGGATGGCCATTCAGGAGGGTGCGAGATTTCTTGAAAGACCACAAGGCGGCAAAGGCTTACTGATAAGCGGCGTTCCGGGAGTAAAGCCAGCAAAGGTTTTGGTTCTTGGAGGTGGAGTTGTGGGTAGTAATGCAGCATTCCTTGCTGCCGGCATGGGAGCCGACGTAGTTATTGCCGATATATCACTTCCACGTTTGCGCTATCTGAGTGAAATTATGCCTCCTAATGTAAAAACACTCTATTCTTCCGCACATAATATTGAAGAGGAACTTCCTACAACCGATCTGGTTATAGGTGCAGTATTGATACCTGGAGCAAAAGCTCCTCACTTAATAACCCGTGAAATGCTAAAATATCTGAGAAAAGGTAGTTTAATGGTGGATGTTGCAATTGACCAGGGCGGATGTTTTGAAACTTCTCACCCAACTACACATACAGATCCTCAATATATTGTAGACGGTATTGCTCACTATTGTGTAGCCAACATTCCGGGTGCAGTTCCTTATACTTCAACACTTGCTCTAACAAATGCAACTTTCCCTTACGTATTAGCTTTAGCAAATAAAGGATGGGAACAGGCTTGCAAAGAAGACAAGAGTCTGGCTAAAGGATTGAATATTGTAAAAGGTAAAGTAACTTATCCGGCAGTAGCCGAAACCTTTGGTTTAAAATACGATCCTATTGAATTATAAAAGAACTTATAGACAAATCAAAAGTAAAATAAAGTTTCTGAGAATTGAATATTTTAAAACGGTCTTAGATAGAGATCCAAAGAAAAAATAATAAAATGGGGTTGTTCAAGCTTGGACAACCCCTGTTTTTTTATGTTATTATTGGGTATAATTTCAAAGAAGCATTGGAACTTAAAGAACTTCCCAAATCTGTCTTTTTATACTATTATCAGGTACAAAGTACGGATGCTCTATCTTCTTTGGGCGACAATTAACTGATTATTTATGCTATTATTGGGTACAAAGCTTTACTATATCACTAATAATCAAAGATAAAACACTTTTTAACACAGATTTCCTCTAAAATGTATAAAAACATAAGGAAGTTTTCTGACAATACGTTTTACTTTTTGAGTTAATCAGTTGATTATAAGCTGCGGAAAAATTAGTTTCACCCCCTATAATAACAAAAAAGAGCACCTATTTTTCCGCAAACTTTGAAAACATTAGTTCGTTATAAAGTTAAACAAATTTATAACGGACTATTAATATCAGACTTACACCGGGAATAATGAATCTCAGTTATTAAGAAGCTACATCAAACATCGCCATCAAAATCTTCAACCACAAAAAGATTGATATCATTGTATTTTGATGCAATATCTTCAATTATCAATTTAACTTCCAACCAATCTAACCCTCCTAAGCCTGCTCCAATTTTGGGAAGAGCAATCTGCTTGATATTATATTCACATGCAATATCAAGCATTTTTGTTAGAGAAGTTCTAATCGCATTTTCATCAGCCTTTGTTTTCCAAGAGTATTGGGTTGCTAAATTAAATACAAATCCTTCATTAAATTGATAAAGAAATACGTCCCCTAATTGAAAATCCCCTGAAGCACATAGATTTTTATACTGAGTATACATAAGCGGGAACCTCTTTCTGAATTGTAATGCAATTCCTTTTCCCATAGCTCCAGCACAATTACATCCATGCGCAAAATTATTGACGTTATCTATTTTAAAGATGTTTCCTCGTTTAATATATATTATCATCTTCTTTTCTATTATTCCATACATTATCAAACTCCATCTCATCAATAAAATCGCGCTCTTCAAGATCCAGAGTTTCTAACGATTGATCACATAATCCCGAATCCTTATAAAAAGGATTAGATTCGGATAAATACCGCTTTTCATTTGGATATACTTCAAGTTGTCTTACGCCAACATTATTCTTGAAATGTATATAAAAAACAATATTTTCTTCGTCCCACTTCTTTTTAATAAAAATATCATCCATAATACCATTAGTTCGTTATAAAGTCGGTTAACTTAATAATACTTTATGCAACAATAGCGGCAAACTCAATTAGTTGAAAAACCTTTCATTCAAGTGATTGTTCAGTCTTATACAGGACAGCACAATAATTCTTTGAAACAAGAAAGCATTTTGCATCATGGTTTTATTCACCACTTATCCATTATAAAGTTGGCAAGGCTTACATTCATATGCTTTTAACTAAAGTGAAAACATCGTGCTTATCCATTATAAAGTTGAAAAGGCAGATACAACCTGTTTGCAGGAATTAAATTCATCAATCACCTCTTTTACGACTTCAGCAACAGGTTTCAGTTCATGAATAAGTGAAGCAACCTGACCGATTTCCAGTTCGCCTTCGTCCAGATTTCCTTCAAAGATTCCTTTTTTTGCACGACCTTTACCTAACAATTCACGCATCTCTTCCACTGATGCACCACGAGCTTCAGCTTCTTCTACTTCGGAAAAGAACTTTCCTTTAACTAATCGCACCGGAGCTAGTTTCTTCAATAGAAGTTTGGTATCGCCTTCATTGAGAGACAAACACAATTCTTTAAAATTATCGTGCGCGGAACTTTCTTTTGTCAAAGCAAAACGAGTTCCCATCTGAACACCTTCGGCACCTAATGCCATTACTGCAAGCATTCCTGCACCAGTAGCTATACCACCTGCTGAAATTAATGGCAGCGAGGTTGCTTTCCTCACCGATGGAATAAGACAAAAAGTGGTTGTTTCTTCTCTACCATTATGCCCGCCAGCTTCAAAACCTTCGGCTACAATTGCATCAACACCTGCAGCTTCGCACTTTTCGGCAAACTTGGCACTAGAGACTACATGTGCTACCTTAATACCATTTTGTTTCAGATAAGATGTCCAGGCCTTGGGGTTTCCGGCTGAAGTAAATACAATCTTCACCTTCTCTTCAACCACAATCTTCATAATTTCTTCTATCTGAGGATACATCAGAGGGATATTTACTCCAAACGGTTTATCTGTCGCCTCAGTACATTTCCTGATATGTTCACGAAGAACTTCAGGATGCATGGAGCCGGCTCCTATCAATCCTAATCCACCGGCATTACTTACGGCAGAAACCAGTCGCCATCCACTGCACCACACCATTCCTCCCTGAACAATAGGGTATTTTATTCCAAAAAGGTCACATATTCTATTCATAAATCATTTATTTACCTTCAAAGATATTATAAAGTTTTGATGAATAATCCTGGAAAGAAAAGAAAATGCACACACGGCTTACTATATATATAGAAGCCATGCGTGCATCACTCTGATTAAAGAAACGACTCTAAATAAACACCACTCTATGGCAAAAGCTTTATTTCATCAAACTTCTTAGAGACACTAGTATCACAAGCTAGTAAAGAAATAGCCTTATGATTTTGATCGAGCATAAGAATAAGACTTTCCTTATGATTTCCGTTGAACACATATACCGGGCTATAGTAAGCTACTTTATGAAGATATTTTGCTATGCAGGAAAGATCTTCATGCTTCTTTCCGGAAACCGGAAACAAATCAAATTTATCTTTATGACTTTCCACATACTTAACCACCTCAGGAAAATTTTCCGTTGAATAATCTGAATCTTCACAAAACAGATAAACAATTTTATATTTCTTCTGTGAAGTGTTTATCAATGAATCCATCATTGCAACATCAGCCTGACGAATTTTTATAAGATCATTGGGCATGTCTGTTTCAATACTAAAGTTAGGCTTTGGCTTATCAGCATAATGAGTCCATAAATCGGGTGGTTTTCTCCAGAATATGGATTCAAGAATATCTTCTGCACTAAAAGATAAAGCAGCTCCGGCAGAAGGACCAAACATTGTCTTAATCTTATCTGCAGCCAGATATCGTGGAGTTGTGGCATCTTTACTAATTTGCATTCCTCCTCTGAGAGGCATTTTAAATTCACCAAATCCCATTGGATCTACTTTCAGTTTCTGTCCACTCCTACGATTTTCGTAAGCAGAAGCGAAACAAGAAAATCCCAGCATGAGTCTTCCTTCATGTGGGGCATCCAAACTCTCTTTCTTACCTAGAATTTCGTTAGTCAAGTCCTTCACATCCGTCGATTTCATATTAGAAGAAGACGATGACATACGTGGAGAACCTAAATTGATAGATTTTAGAGCTTCCGGATTTATTATTATTTCTTTCTCTACTGACATTTCGTTTTTTTGAGTGACAGTTTTTTTAGTCTTTTTGCCTTGCTGCGCATTACTTGCAACAATAGCT is part of the uncultured Bacteroides sp. genome and encodes:
- a CDS encoding ammonium transporter, which produces MKKRWIIMMTILVIFCVIGVFTPETAGIWEPDAKVNYTDVTWILTATIFVLMMTPGLSFFYGGMVRQKNVISTILQSFIAMGVISVLWVVFGFSLAFGDDIGSLVGNPATFFMFNGVGAKTNALLSPTIPLALYALFQMKFAIITPSLITGSFAERVRFSAYMVFMILFCIFVYCPLAHWTWHPDGFLRQLGVVDFAGGIVVHASSGVAALAGALFLGRRCDRGGDRAPANIALVILGASMLWLGWFGFNAGSSLAANGIAVKAFLNTNTASATAMLAWVFFDSLRGRKPSAMGAAIGAVVGMVAITPSAGYVTVGQSMFIALITTIVCNVAVHWKNYNSVDDALDVFPTHGVGGITGTILTGVFVNGLVAGNIHVFLIHLLAVVIVCVYTFVVTYALYWITDRMIPMRVSVKSEHIGLDISQHDESYGIRFGERELAEYLDVEKSEDK
- the ald gene encoding alanine dehydrogenase gives rise to the protein MIIGIPKEIKNNENRVSLTPGGAKELIKRGHPVYVQHNAGINSGFDDEAYIVAGANILSTIEKVYEIAEMIVKVKEPIESEYKLIKPNQVVFTYFHFASEKELTYAMIDSKAVCIAYETVEKEDRSLPLLIPMSEVAGRMAIQEGARFLERPQGGKGLLISGVPGVKPAKVLVLGGGVVGSNAAFLAAGMGADVVIADISLPRLRYLSEIMPPNVKTLYSSAHNIEEELPTTDLVIGAVLIPGAKAPHLITREMLKYLRKGSLMVDVAIDQGGCFETSHPTTHTDPQYIVDGIAHYCVANIPGAVPYTSTLALTNATFPYVLALANKGWEQACKEDKSLAKGLNIVKGKVTYPAVAETFGLKYDPIEL
- a CDS encoding macro domain-containing protein, which translates into the protein MIIYIKRGNIFKIDNVNNFAHGCNCAGAMGKGIALQFRKRFPLMYTQYKNLCASGDFQLGDVFLYQFNEGFVFNLATQYSWKTKADENAIRTSLTKMLDIACEYNIKQIALPKIGAGLGGLDWLEVKLIIEDIASKYNDINLFVVEDFDGDV
- a CDS encoding nitronate monooxygenase gives rise to the protein MNRICDLFGIKYPIVQGGMVWCSGWRLVSAVSNAGGLGLIGAGSMHPEVLREHIRKCTEATDKPFGVNIPLMYPQIEEIMKIVVEEKVKIVFTSAGNPKAWTSYLKQNGIKVAHVVSSAKFAEKCEAAGVDAIVAEGFEAGGHNGREETTTFCLIPSVRKATSLPLISAGGIATGAGMLAVMALGAEGVQMGTRFALTKESSAHDNFKELCLSLNEGDTKLLLKKLAPVRLVKGKFFSEVEEAEARGASVEEMRELLGKGRAKKGIFEGNLDEGELEIGQVASLIHELKPVAEVVKEVIDEFNSCKQVVSAFSTL